The following are from one region of the Cetobacterium somerae genome:
- a CDS encoding argininosuccinate synthase: MKEKVILAYSGGLDTSVIIPWLKENYDYDVIAVAVNVGQIEDFKAIEEKAYLTGASKFYLVDKVHEFVEEYIFPTLKAGAIYENKYLLGTSMARPVIGKALVEVAHIEGAKYIAHGATGKGNDQVRFELAIKALDPSLKIIAPWRIWDIKSREEEIEYLEKNGITLPFHKKSPYSRDENLFHVSHEGFDLECPSKEPNYENVLQWVKTLEEANEKSEYINIEFVKGVPVAINGEKMSGVEIIKQLNKIGGNHGIGVLDMVENRLVGMKSRGVYETPGGTILFFAHEELERLCLDKDTYQEKIKLSHDFSKLVYNGQWFTTLRKAITAFVDITQEFVTGEVKLKLYKGNIILAGTTSPFTLYSEEYSTFEKDSVYNQKDAEGFINLFGLPIKIEALLRKNF; encoded by the coding sequence ATGAAGGAAAAGGTTATTTTAGCATATTCAGGAGGATTAGATACATCAGTTATAATTCCGTGGCTGAAGGAGAATTATGATTATGATGTCATTGCAGTGGCAGTAAACGTAGGACAAATAGAGGATTTTAAAGCAATTGAAGAAAAAGCATATTTAACAGGTGCAAGTAAATTTTATTTGGTAGATAAAGTTCATGAATTTGTAGAAGAATATATATTTCCAACACTAAAAGCAGGTGCTATTTATGAAAATAAATATTTATTAGGAACATCAATGGCAAGACCAGTTATTGGAAAAGCTTTAGTTGAGGTGGCTCATATAGAAGGGGCGAAATATATAGCTCATGGAGCAACGGGTAAGGGGAATGATCAAGTAAGATTTGAATTAGCTATAAAAGCTTTGGATCCATCTTTGAAAATAATAGCTCCTTGGAGAATTTGGGATATAAAATCAAGAGAGGAAGAGATTGAATACCTAGAAAAAAATGGAATTACACTTCCGTTTCATAAAAAATCTCCTTATAGTAGAGATGAGAATTTATTCCATGTAAGTCATGAGGGGTTTGACTTAGAATGTCCTTCGAAAGAGCCTAACTATGAGAATGTTTTACAATGGGTTAAGACTCTAGAAGAAGCAAATGAAAAATCTGAGTATATAAATATTGAATTTGTAAAAGGAGTTCCTGTTGCGATAAATGGAGAAAAAATGAGTGGAGTAGAAATTATAAAACAATTAAATAAAATTGGTGGAAATCATGGCATTGGTGTTTTAGATATGGTTGAAAATAGATTGGTTGGAATGAAATCAAGAGGAGTTTATGAAACTCCAGGAGGAACGATTTTATTTTTTGCTCATGAAGAGTTAGAAAGATTATGCTTAGATAAGGATACGTATCAAGAAAAAATAAAACTATCACATGATTTTTCAAAATTAGTCTATAATGGGCAATGGTTTACAACTTTAAGAAAAGCTATAACAGCTTTTGTAGACATAACTCAAGAGTTCGTGACGGGAGAAGTAAAGCTAAAATTATATAAAGGAAATATTATTTTAGCAGGAACGACATCTCCATTTACATTATATTCAGAGGAGTATTCAACTTTTGAAAAAGATAGTGTTTATAATCAAAAAGATGCAGAAGGATTTATAAATCTTTTTGGATTACCGATTAAAATAGAAGCACTTTTAAGAAAAAACTTTTGA
- a CDS encoding basic amino acid ABC transporter substrate-binding protein — MKKILGTLLFILMGAIVLSKEVLYVGTNAEFAPFEYMENGEIVGFDIDLINKIGEKIGKEIKIKNIAFDGLLPALQTNKIDLIIAGMTVTKEREKFVNFSNDYFVANQVIIVPENEGTIINMDSLKNKKVGVVLGYTGDLIVSKIQGVNKVQYNSAPSSIMALKGGNIDAMILDSAPAQSYVAKNKGLKIIEIGSEVEKYAIAAEKNNENLIKKVNKALEEIKAEGIYDELIIKHFN; from the coding sequence ATGAAAAAAATATTAGGAACTTTATTATTTATTTTAATGGGAGCAATTGTATTATCAAAAGAAGTCTTATATGTTGGAACAAATGCAGAGTTTGCACCTTTTGAGTATATGGAAAATGGGGAGATTGTAGGGTTTGATATTGATTTAATAAATAAAATTGGTGAAAAAATTGGAAAAGAGATAAAAATAAAGAATATAGCTTTTGATGGATTATTGCCAGCACTTCAAACAAATAAAATAGATTTAATAATTGCAGGAATGACAGTAACAAAAGAAAGAGAGAAGTTTGTAAATTTTTCAAATGATTACTTTGTAGCTAATCAAGTTATTATAGTTCCAGAAAATGAAGGTACTATAATCAATATGGATTCATTAAAAAATAAAAAAGTAGGAGTGGTACTTGGATACACAGGGGACTTAATAGTATCTAAAATTCAAGGAGTTAACAAAGTTCAGTACAATTCAGCACCATCTTCTATTATGGCTTTAAAAGGTGGTAATATTGATGCAATGATATTAGATTCAGCTCCAGCCCAAAGTTATGTGGCAAAAAATAAAGGTTTAAAAATAATAGAAATAGGTAGTGAAGTTGAAAAATATGCAATAGCAGCAGAAAAAAATAATGAAAACCTTATTAAAAAAGTAAATAAAGCTTTGGAAGAGATAAAAGCAGAGGGTATTTATGATGAATTAATAATAAAACATTTTAATTAG
- a CDS encoding SLC13 family permease, with the protein MNLNKLLLINLFSKLKSESLFLIATFFAIITSFIILPKFSYIDTHVLMILFNLMVVVELYKKENVLDFIAINFLKKYNSQRIICAALIILVFFFSMFLTNDVALITFIPLTIIIGKKSNFSTLKIVILETIAANLGSALTPMGSPQNIYLYSKFAPAPIEFFKITFGISTVGLIILLLINFFTPKDELIFELETPIFKKNINVFVSTAIFVWVLLSIFFKLPIIFITIFNIGYLTYKKENIFQKIDWILLATFISFFIFVGNLSNIELIRSWMFNLLSESTQVYFTGIILSQFISNVPAAILISEFTTKWQPLLLGVNIGGLGTLIASLASLISYKLYISEFPEEKRKFFILFSILNFSILILMGSLFTFFI; encoded by the coding sequence ATGAACTTAAACAAATTGTTACTCATTAATCTTTTTAGTAAATTAAAATCAGAATCTCTTTTTTTAATAGCAACTTTTTTTGCTATTATTACAAGTTTTATTATTCTTCCTAAGTTTTCATATATTGATACACATGTATTAATGATTCTTTTTAACCTAATGGTTGTCGTAGAACTTTATAAAAAAGAAAATGTTTTAGATTTTATAGCTATTAACTTTTTGAAAAAATATAATAGTCAAAGAATTATATGTGCTGCATTAATTATTTTAGTTTTTTTCTTTAGTATGTTTTTAACTAATGATGTTGCTCTTATAACTTTTATTCCATTAACTATTATAATTGGAAAGAAATCTAATTTTTCAACTTTAAAAATAGTTATTTTAGAAACTATTGCAGCCAACTTAGGAAGTGCACTAACTCCTATGGGGAGTCCTCAAAACATCTATTTATATTCTAAATTTGCTCCAGCTCCAATTGAATTTTTTAAAATTACTTTTGGTATATCTACCGTTGGTCTTATTATTTTATTACTTATTAATTTTTTTACTCCTAAAGATGAGTTAATTTTTGAACTTGAAACTCCTATATTCAAAAAAAATATTAATGTTTTTGTTTCAACAGCTATATTTGTCTGGGTTTTATTAAGTATATTTTTTAAACTTCCAATTATTTTTATCACAATTTTTAATATTGGGTATTTAACTTATAAAAAAGAAAATATTTTTCAAAAAATAGATTGGATTCTTTTAGCTACTTTTATTAGCTTTTTCATTTTTGTTGGAAACTTATCAAATATTGAATTAATAAGATCCTGGATGTTTAATTTATTATCTGAATCAACACAGGTTTATTTCACAGGAATTATTCTAAGTCAATTTATAAGTAATGTTCCTGCTGCAATTTTAATATCTGAATTTACAACTAAATGGCAACCTCTTTTACTTGGAGTTAATATCGGTGGTCTTGGAACTTTGATCGCTTCTTTAGCTAGTTTAATTTCATATAAACTTTATATTAGTGAGTTTCCAGAAGAAAAAAGAAAGTTTTTCATTCTTTTTTCTATTTTAAATTTTTCTATTTTAATTCTTATGGGAAGTCTATTTACATTCTTTATTTAA
- a CDS encoding MBL fold metallo-hydrolase encodes MKKLLSTIFFISSLVSYAEGFQIITLGSDGGVMDGNISGYLIRDKNEENFIALDAGTVLPGIKSGLEKESFKNITIPQDTEWSDIGYIFREKIKGYLISHGHLDHISGLVISSTEDTTKDIYGLNSTIETLKNNVFNWKLWPNFSNEGEGFKLNQYKYQVLEPNKIKNLNDTNLNVTAFPLSHSNYESTMFLLENNGEYMAYYGDVGPDKVENSNGLEESFKVLGPLIKDKKLKVIMIESSFDNSKDDKGLFGHLSPRWINEEFKVLEKYSGKGTLKGLNVVITHIKPSLKKSENTRENIKKELLNNNIHGVKYYFPTQGESLEF; translated from the coding sequence GTGAAAAAATTATTATCAACAATTTTTTTTATTTCATCATTAGTGTCTTATGCTGAAGGGTTTCAAATTATTACTTTGGGAAGTGATGGTGGAGTAATGGATGGAAATATTTCTGGATATCTTATAAGAGATAAAAATGAGGAAAATTTTATAGCTTTAGATGCAGGAACAGTACTTCCTGGAATAAAAAGTGGATTAGAAAAAGAGAGTTTTAAGAATATAACTATACCTCAAGATACAGAGTGGAGTGATATTGGATATATTTTTAGAGAGAAAATAAAAGGATATCTGATATCTCATGGACATTTAGATCATATATCAGGATTAGTAATATCATCAACAGAAGATACTACAAAGGATATTTATGGATTGAATAGTACAATTGAAACTTTAAAAAACAATGTATTTAATTGGAAACTTTGGCCAAATTTTTCAAATGAAGGTGAGGGATTTAAATTAAATCAGTATAAATATCAGGTATTAGAACCGAATAAAATTAAAAATCTAAATGATACAAATTTAAATGTTACTGCGTTTCCATTAAGTCATAGTAATTATGAATCAACAATGTTTTTATTGGAAAATAATGGGGAATACATGGCATATTATGGAGACGTTGGACCAGATAAAGTGGAAAATAGTAATGGATTAGAAGAAAGTTTCAAAGTATTAGGACCTTTGATAAAAGATAAAAAATTGAAAGTAATAATGATAGAATCATCTTTTGATAACTCTAAAGATGATAAAGGACTATTTGGTCACCTATCACCAAGATGGATAAATGAAGAGTTTAAGGTTTTAGAAAAATATTCAGGTAAGGGAACGTTAAAAGGATTAAATGTGGTTATAACTCATATAAAACCTAGTTTAAAAAAGAGTGAGAACACGAGAGAGAATATAAAAAAAGAACTATTAAATAATAATATACATGGTGTAAAATATTATTTTCCAACTCAAGGAGAATCATTAGAATTTTAA
- a CDS encoding NAD(P)/FAD-dependent oxidoreductase, translated as MTNETKNFYDAIIIGGGPAGVSAAVYIASRGYKPVILEKDEIGGTVGKVSSVTHYLSVDNCETGDSFKNKLESQLKVYNIEVLKEDVTEIDLDNLLKKVSTKSGNIYLGKTIILANGTTPRKLGVLGENELKGKGVCSNPWKEGKEYAGKDIFVVGGADGAIKEAIYLAQFAKELSIIHFEDSLGTIAEFKNKLEKLENVKLYLHSRLTKIKGKDKIESLEITDEKTKEVKEIKCGGAGVFIYAGATPNTEKYNKLELENGFIKVNSQMKTNIDGVFAAGDICCKDIRQVATAVSDGTIAGINAANYLKTV; from the coding sequence ATGACAAATGAAACAAAAAATTTCTATGATGCAATTATAATTGGTGGAGGACCCGCTGGAGTAAGTGCTGCAGTATATATTGCAAGTCGTGGATATAAACCTGTAATTTTAGAAAAAGATGAAATTGGTGGAACAGTAGGAAAAGTTTCTTCAGTGACGCACTACTTATCTGTGGATAATTGTGAAACAGGAGATTCTTTTAAAAATAAATTAGAAAGTCAATTAAAAGTTTATAATATAGAGGTATTAAAAGAAGATGTTACAGAAATAGATTTAGATAATTTGTTAAAAAAAGTGTCAACAAAGTCTGGAAATATTTATTTAGGTAAAACAATTATTCTTGCAAATGGAACAACACCAAGAAAATTAGGAGTTTTAGGAGAAAATGAATTAAAAGGAAAGGGTGTTTGTTCAAATCCTTGGAAAGAAGGAAAAGAATATGCAGGAAAAGATATATTTGTAGTTGGAGGCGCAGATGGAGCTATAAAGGAAGCTATTTATTTAGCTCAATTTGCAAAAGAGTTGTCAATTATTCATTTTGAAGATTCATTAGGAACAATAGCTGAATTTAAAAATAAATTAGAAAAACTAGAAAATGTAAAGTTATATTTACATTCAAGATTAACAAAAATAAAAGGTAAAGATAAAATTGAAAGTTTAGAGATTACTGATGAGAAGACAAAAGAAGTAAAAGAGATAAAATGTGGTGGAGCAGGAGTATTTATTTATGCTGGTGCAACTCCAAATACAGAAAAATATAATAAATTAGAATTAGAAAATGGATTTATAAAAGTAAATTCTCAAATGAAAACAAATATAGATGGAGTATTTGCAGCAGGAGATATATGTTGTAAAGATATAAGACAAGTTGCAACAGCTGTTTCAGATGGAACAATAGCAGGAATAAATGCAGCTAATTATTTGAAGACAGTATAA
- a CDS encoding metallophosphoesterase → MEQLFLINFIFLLAILPIFYIRRTFFRRNIFLGRFLGNYIFIAHYIFFLLVILGVVNYFYRLSKLNIVTIAFIVLPIFFIYAYYNFSMAKVIKSEIRLERYKNGKKLRIAFISDVHLSALTNKENIENSLKRMNEEEPDILLIGGDLVDFSCKDIKADFTASFREIEPKYGMYAILGNHEYHGGIEENIKYIENLGIKILRDSVLKIEGINIIGRDDITNKKRKKIAYLRKRIDTDLPTIVLDHNPNSINEAITNKIDLELCGHTHRGQFFPYNLIVKKMYKNYHGYKVFGITHTIVSAGFSSWLIPYRVNSTSEINIIDLYY, encoded by the coding sequence ATGGAACAATTGTTTTTAATAAACTTTATATTTTTATTGGCAATTTTACCAATTTTTTATATTAGAAGAACTTTTTTTAGGAGAAATATTTTTTTAGGTAGATTTTTAGGAAACTATATTTTTATAGCTCATTATATATTTTTTTTATTAGTAATTTTAGGTGTAGTAAACTACTTTTATCGATTAAGCAAATTAAATATAGTAACTATAGCATTTATAGTACTTCCAATATTTTTTATATATGCGTACTATAATTTTTCAATGGCAAAAGTAATAAAAAGTGAGATAAGATTGGAAAGATATAAAAATGGTAAAAAATTGAGAATAGCATTTATATCAGATGTACATCTATCAGCTCTAACTAATAAAGAGAATATAGAAAACTCATTAAAAAGAATGAATGAGGAAGAACCGGATATATTATTAATCGGAGGAGATTTAGTTGATTTTAGTTGTAAAGATATAAAAGCAGATTTTACAGCTAGTTTTAGAGAGATTGAGCCTAAGTACGGAATGTACGCGATTTTAGGAAATCATGAATATCACGGAGGAATAGAGGAAAATATAAAATATATTGAAAATCTAGGAATAAAAATTTTGAGGGATAGTGTTTTAAAAATTGAAGGAATAAATATTATTGGAAGAGATGATATAACAAATAAAAAAAGAAAAAAGATAGCATATTTGAGAAAAAGGATAGATACAGATTTACCAACAATTGTATTGGATCACAATCCAAATTCAATAAATGAGGCAATTACAAATAAAATTGACTTAGAGCTTTGTGGACATACTCATAGAGGACAATTTTTTCCTTATAACTTAATAGTGAAAAAGATGTATAAAAATTATCACGGATATAAAGTATTTGGGATAACTCATACAATAGTAAGTGCAGGATTTAGCTCGTGGTTAATACCATACAGAGTAAACAGTACTAGCGAAATAAATATTATCGATTTATATTATTAA
- a CDS encoding manganese efflux pump MntP: MDILSLVLISIGLAMDAFAVSLTEGLAMKKLRKRNIFKIALVFGGFQALMPYIGWRIGGVFAEKISQYDYIITTILLLFVGGKMIFDGWKEQECEEEGKCDMASNLLLLGFATSIDALAVGFSFSLVPNLNIYYSIEIIGVITFLIASLGVYLGHKVGHLISYKTEYLGGGILVLMGLKAFISHFL, encoded by the coding sequence ATGGATATATTATCACTTGTATTAATTTCTATAGGATTAGCTATGGATGCCTTTGCTGTATCTCTAACTGAAGGATTAGCAATGAAAAAGTTAAGAAAAAGAAATATTTTTAAAATTGCACTTGTATTTGGAGGATTTCAGGCTTTAATGCCGTATATAGGGTGGAGGATAGGTGGTGTTTTTGCAGAAAAAATATCACAATATGATTATATAATAACAACAATATTATTATTATTTGTTGGTGGAAAAATGATTTTTGATGGTTGGAAAGAGCAAGAGTGTGAAGAAGAAGGAAAGTGTGATATGGCTTCAAACTTACTCTTATTAGGATTTGCAACAAGTATAGATGCTTTAGCTGTTGGCTTTTCCTTTTCATTAGTTCCAAATTTAAATATATATTACTCTATAGAAATAATAGGAGTAATAACTTTCTTGATAGCCTCTTTAGGTGTTTATCTAGGGCATAAAGTAGGGCATTTAATAAGTTATAAAACAGAGTATCTAGGAGGAGGAATATTAGTTTTAATGGGACTTAAAGCTTTTATTAGTCATTTTCTATAA
- a CDS encoding NCS2 family permease, with the protein MEKIVIKRNISLDILEKVFKIEERGSSIKTEVLGGLTTFLTMAYIVFVNPAILSAAGMDKGALITVTCLATAIGTGIAALWANAPFALAPGMGLNAFFTYTLVLGQGVSWEDALGVVFISGLFFLIMTLGGIREKIANAIPSVVSTAATSGIGLFIAFIGLKNMGIIVANEATFVGLGDFSIPTVLGILGLAIMAICEIKKVRGGILISIAATTLIGMFFGIVDIPKAIISMPPSISPIFMKVNILGALKISLIGSIFSFMFIDLFDSLGFMMACYKNMGLVQGDEGAKGLKRMLQVDVSSTLIGAVLGTSTVTSFAESAAGISAGARTGLASLVTSGLFLLALLFTPLVGIVPGYASAPALVLVGVFMFKSIGNIDFTDMKLAIPAFITIVMMPLTYSISIGLSFGFVAYIITHVAAGEIKKINIALWVIGGLSILNLIV; encoded by the coding sequence GTGGAAAAAATAGTAATAAAAAGAAATATTTCATTAGATATATTAGAAAAAGTTTTTAAAATTGAAGAAAGAGGAAGTTCAATAAAAACAGAAGTTTTAGGTGGTCTTACAACATTTTTAACAATGGCATATATAGTTTTTGTAAATCCTGCAATTCTTTCTGCAGCTGGGATGGATAAAGGTGCTCTTATAACAGTAACTTGTTTAGCAACAGCTATTGGAACAGGAATTGCCGCTTTATGGGCAAATGCCCCTTTTGCTTTAGCACCAGGTATGGGATTAAATGCATTTTTTACTTATACATTAGTTTTAGGACAAGGAGTTTCTTGGGAAGATGCATTGGGTGTTGTATTCATATCAGGACTATTCTTTTTAATTATGACATTGGGTGGAATAAGAGAAAAAATAGCTAATGCTATTCCTAGTGTAGTTTCTACAGCAGCAACTTCAGGGATTGGGTTATTTATAGCTTTTATAGGTTTAAAAAACATGGGAATAATAGTTGCAAATGAAGCTACATTTGTAGGTTTAGGAGATTTTTCAATACCAACTGTATTAGGGATCTTAGGGTTAGCAATTATGGCTATTTGTGAAATAAAAAAGGTAAGAGGTGGTATTTTAATAAGTATTGCAGCAACAACACTTATAGGGATGTTTTTTGGAATTGTTGATATTCCAAAAGCAATTATTTCAATGCCTCCATCAATAAGTCCAATTTTTATGAAAGTAAATATATTAGGGGCTTTAAAAATATCTTTAATAGGTTCAATATTTTCGTTTATGTTTATAGACCTATTCGATTCTCTTGGATTTATGATGGCTTGTTACAAAAATATGGGATTAGTACAAGGGGATGAAGGTGCTAAAGGTTTAAAGAGGATGCTACAAGTTGATGTATCATCAACATTAATTGGAGCAGTTTTAGGGACGAGTACAGTAACTTCATTTGCAGAATCAGCAGCAGGAATATCTGCTGGAGCTAGAACAGGATTAGCCTCTTTAGTAACAAGTGGATTATTTTTATTAGCTTTATTATTTACACCATTAGTTGGAATAGTACCAGGATATGCATCAGCTCCAGCTTTAGTATTGGTGGGAGTATTTATGTTTAAATCTATTGGAAATATAGATTTTACAGATATGAAACTAGCAATTCCTGCTTTTATAACAATTGTAATGATGCCTTTAACTTATAGTATTAGTATAGGTTTAAGTTTTGGATTTGTTGCATATATAATAACTCATGTTGCAGCAGGAGAGATAAAAAAAATAAATATAGCTTTATGGGTAATAGGTGGATTATCAATTTTAAATTTAATAGTATAA
- a CDS encoding amidohydrolase, with product MKQILIKNAYVVSMNEKREIYNNGSILIENDLIKAIGKVDEKSILDTAEIIDAKGKIILPGLINTHVHLSQQLGRGIADDVDLLTWLRERVWPYESNFDYESSLISSTACCVEMIKSGVTTFLEAGGQYVEAMAEAVKNTGIRAALSKSVMDEGIGLPTNWIKTADEEIQVQKELFDKYNNTADGRIKIWFGLRTIFNNSDDLIIKTKKIADELNTGIHMHIAEIAAENDYVKINRGNSTVEHLHKLGALGPNLLAVHTVWLTDREIDLFRLYDVKVSHNPAAAMKVVLGFARIPEMLEKGLNVSIGTDGAPSNNRMDMMREMYLTSLIHKGRTLNPKVIPAEQVLEMSTINGAKCALLEREIGSLEVGKKADLIILNPNTIHSLPLHDPIANIVYTMSSENVESTMCNGKWLMKNREILVLNESDLIEQVKIKSEEIKTKAKIVLPNRFPVVDII from the coding sequence GTGAAACAAATCTTAATAAAAAATGCATATGTAGTATCAATGAATGAGAAAAGAGAGATATATAATAATGGTTCAATTTTAATTGAAAACGATTTAATAAAGGCAATTGGAAAAGTTGATGAAAAATCAATTCTAGATACTGCAGAAATTATAGATGCAAAAGGGAAAATTATATTACCAGGTTTAATAAATACACATGTTCATCTATCTCAGCAACTAGGAAGAGGAATAGCTGATGACGTAGATCTTTTAACTTGGCTAAGAGAAAGAGTTTGGCCTTATGAGAGTAACTTTGATTATGAGAGTTCATTAATCTCTTCAACTGCTTGTTGTGTAGAAATGATAAAGTCTGGAGTCACAACATTTTTAGAGGCAGGAGGTCAGTATGTAGAAGCAATGGCTGAGGCGGTAAAAAATACAGGAATAAGAGCAGCTTTATCAAAATCAGTTATGGATGAAGGGATTGGATTACCTACAAATTGGATAAAAACAGCGGATGAAGAGATTCAAGTACAAAAAGAACTATTTGATAAATATAATAATACAGCAGATGGAAGAATAAAAATTTGGTTTGGTTTAAGAACTATTTTTAATAACTCAGATGATTTAATAATTAAAACTAAAAAAATAGCAGATGAATTGAATACAGGAATTCATATGCATATAGCTGAAATAGCAGCAGAAAATGATTATGTGAAAATAAATAGAGGAAATTCAACTGTTGAACACCTTCATAAGTTAGGGGCATTAGGACCAAATTTATTAGCTGTCCACACAGTGTGGTTAACAGATAGAGAGATAGATTTATTTAGATTATATGATGTAAAGGTATCACATAATCCAGCAGCGGCAATGAAAGTTGTATTAGGATTTGCAAGAATACCAGAAATGCTTGAAAAAGGGTTAAACGTATCTATTGGAACAGATGGTGCACCTTCAAACAATAGAATGGATATGATGAGAGAGATGTATCTAACTTCTTTAATTCATAAAGGGAGAACATTAAATCCAAAAGTTATACCAGCAGAACAAGTATTAGAAATGTCTACTATAAATGGAGCTAAGTGCGCGTTATTAGAAAGAGAAATAGGAAGTCTAGAAGTAGGTAAAAAAGCAGATTTAATAATTTTAAATCCAAATACAATTCATTCTTTACCACTTCATGATCCAATAGCTAATATTGTTTATACAATGTCAAGTGAAAATGTTGAATCTACAATGTGTAATGGAAAATGGTTAATGAAAAATAGAGAAATTTTAGTTTTAAACGAGAGTGATTTAATTGAGCAAGTGAAAATAAAATCTGAGGAGATAAAGACTAAGGCAAAAATAGTTTTACCAAATAGATTTCCTGTAGTAGATATAATATAG
- a CDS encoding DUF309 domain-containing protein, producing the protein MKNKEKYREFMDTFQIQRDFFKCHEILEEIWIEETKCETRKHVSINLLLIAVGLYHWRNKNYKGAIQVLENSLNNYDEVSKDIEILNIDSKYLKQKILGTIESLKIKKEYEEIYLPIY; encoded by the coding sequence ATGAAAAATAAAGAAAAATATAGAGAGTTTATGGATACTTTTCAAATTCAAAGAGATTTTTTTAAATGTCATGAAATCCTAGAAGAAATTTGGATAGAAGAAACTAAATGTGAGACAAGAAAACATGTATCAATAAATCTCTTGTTAATAGCTGTGGGTTTATATCATTGGAGAAATAAAAATTATAAAGGTGCGATTCAAGTCTTAGAGAATTCTTTAAATAACTATGATGAAGTATCTAAAGATATAGAGATATTAAATATAGATTCTAAATATTTAAAACAAAAAATTTTAGGGACTATAGAAAGTTTAAAAATAAAAAAAGAGTATGAGGAGATTTATCTTCCAATATATTAG
- a CDS encoding flavodoxin domain-containing protein, with product MKIGVFYSSARGKSEFTATLIKDLLKENCDIYKIADTGIIENLKKYKALIFIVPTYGFGEPHEDWKDGIEVISKVNFENKSVGIIGRGNQGFYAATFVNGMKPVYDALVKRNANIVGFTEVEDYDFVKSSAIVDGKFVGLPLDEIFMLKEIKSKLEVWIRNNFGEILNEK from the coding sequence ATGAAGATAGGTGTATTTTATAGTAGCGCTAGAGGAAAGAGTGAGTTTACAGCTACTTTGATAAAAGATTTATTAAAAGAAAATTGTGATATATACAAGATAGCAGATACAGGGATTATTGAAAATTTAAAAAAATATAAAGCTTTAATTTTTATAGTTCCAACTTATGGTTTTGGAGAACCCCATGAAGATTGGAAAGATGGAATTGAGGTTATTTCAAAAGTTAATTTTGAAAATAAATCAGTTGGAATTATAGGAAGAGGAAATCAAGGATTTTATGCAGCTACTTTTGTTAATGGAATGAAACCAGTATATGACGCTTTGGTTAAAAGAAATGCTAATATAGTTGGATTTACAGAAGTTGAAGATTATGATTTCGTAAAAAGTAGCGCAATTGTTGATGGAAAATTTGTTGGCTTACCTTTAGATGAAATATTTATGCTTAAAGAAATAAAAAGTAAATTAGAAGTATGGATAAGAAATAATTTTGGTGAAATATTAAATGAAAAATAA